Proteins encoded together in one Prionailurus viverrinus isolate Anna chromosome B1, UM_Priviv_1.0, whole genome shotgun sequence window:
- the DUSP26 gene encoding dual specificity protein phosphatase 26 isoform X1, with product MPLLLEASAATWRRTHPHGSRPCSCRTVSATSKMCPGNWLWASMTFMARFSRSSSRSPVRTRGVLEEMPAVQHPFLNVFELERLLYTGKTACNHADEVWPGLYLGDQDIANNRRELRRLGITHVLNASHSRWRGTPEAYEGLGIRYLGVEAHDSPAFDMSIHFQTAADFIHRALNQPGGRILVHCAVGVSRSATLVLAYLMLYHHLTLVEAIKKVKDHRGIIPNRGFLRQLLALDRRLRQGLEA from the exons ATGCCCCTGCTTCTTGAGGCCT CAGCAGCCACCTGGAGACGGACGCATCCTCACGGCAGCCGCCCCTGCAGCTGCCGCACGGTTTCCGCCACCTCTAAGATGTGCCCCGGTAACTGGCTCTGGGCGTCTATGACTTTTATGGCCCGCTTCTCCCGGAGTAGCTCAAGGTCTCCTGTTCGCACTAGAGGAGTCCTGGAAGAGATGCCGGCTGTTCAACATCCCTTCCTCAATGTCTTTGAGTTGGAGAGGCTCCTCTACACAGGCAAGACAGCCTGTAACCATGCCGATGAGGTCTGGCCAGGCCTCTACCTCGGAGACCA GGACATAGCTAACAACCGCCGGGAGCTCCGCCGCCTGGGCATCACCCACGTCCTCAATGCCTCGCACAGCAGGTGGCGAGGGACGCCGGAGGCCTACGAGGGGCTGGGCATCCGCTACCTGGGTGTCGAGGCCCACGACTCGCCAGCCTTTGACATGAGCATCCACTTCCAGACGGCTGCCGATTTCATCCACCGGGCACTGAACCAGCCgggag GGAGGATCCTGGTGCACTGTGCCGTGGGCGTGAGCCGGTCCGCCACACTGGTCCTGGCCTACCTCATGCTGTACCACCACCTGACCCTCGTGGAGGCCATCAAGAAAGTCAAGGACCACCGAGGCATCATCCCCAACCGGGGCTTTTTGAGGCAGCTCCTGGCCCTGGACCGCAGGCTGCGGCAGGGTCTGGAGGcatga
- the DUSP26 gene encoding dual specificity protein phosphatase 26 isoform X2 — MCPGNWLWASMTFMARFSRSSSRSPVRTRGVLEEMPAVQHPFLNVFELERLLYTGKTACNHADEVWPGLYLGDQDIANNRRELRRLGITHVLNASHSRWRGTPEAYEGLGIRYLGVEAHDSPAFDMSIHFQTAADFIHRALNQPGGRILVHCAVGVSRSATLVLAYLMLYHHLTLVEAIKKVKDHRGIIPNRGFLRQLLALDRRLRQGLEA; from the exons ATGTGCCCCGGTAACTGGCTCTGGGCGTCTATGACTTTTATGGCCCGCTTCTCCCGGAGTAGCTCAAGGTCTCCTGTTCGCACTAGAGGAGTCCTGGAAGAGATGCCGGCTGTTCAACATCCCTTCCTCAATGTCTTTGAGTTGGAGAGGCTCCTCTACACAGGCAAGACAGCCTGTAACCATGCCGATGAGGTCTGGCCAGGCCTCTACCTCGGAGACCA GGACATAGCTAACAACCGCCGGGAGCTCCGCCGCCTGGGCATCACCCACGTCCTCAATGCCTCGCACAGCAGGTGGCGAGGGACGCCGGAGGCCTACGAGGGGCTGGGCATCCGCTACCTGGGTGTCGAGGCCCACGACTCGCCAGCCTTTGACATGAGCATCCACTTCCAGACGGCTGCCGATTTCATCCACCGGGCACTGAACCAGCCgggag GGAGGATCCTGGTGCACTGTGCCGTGGGCGTGAGCCGGTCCGCCACACTGGTCCTGGCCTACCTCATGCTGTACCACCACCTGACCCTCGTGGAGGCCATCAAGAAAGTCAAGGACCACCGAGGCATCATCCCCAACCGGGGCTTTTTGAGGCAGCTCCTGGCCCTGGACCGCAGGCTGCGGCAGGGTCTGGAGGcatga